The proteins below are encoded in one region of Tolumonas auensis DSM 9187:
- a CDS encoding TonB-dependent receptor domain-containing protein produces MSKRLTASVLSALAIAAPTHAEESTGLPITVTATRFAEPTASVLAPVNIITRKDIEQLHARSLADVVKTLPGVEMVSNGGRGQQASVIVRGATSAETLVLMDGVRINSATNGATDFSSIPLNQVERVEFVRGARASVYGSDAIGGVINIITRGTAGQTKHTLNGSAGSRDYQNLNGSTSFDINQQQHLKLAAGYETEDGYNVHPVEGVNDGDEHGFLGRNAMLDYQNQLTDEVNVYGAMHWTRNTMQSDGSYSYGDYSQHERDETWEENTHYQLGTKYQKDRYQTELNTSLINNDMYYYPDTISRDEASSVYKTSQYQLSWLNNYQITDPWTVGAGVDLRRDVLHSDSQSSGSAFFDEDKNRNNVSVYALSQYRWEQWLGELSGRTDDNQQYGRHNTWQAGLGWNFLPEYRLSARYGTAFRAPTFNDLYTPYSVSPDLKPETSKNSEIALEGTTQEVLWRVTAYRNDLEDMIEWAPDSSGYWYPGNVGRARIKGIELEAEFATGWLTHKLSADFKNARDLEDGTVLSRRAKRNYKWTGMANWDKWDASLTGQYQSERYDSSTRLAPYALWNAAAGYHVLPQLRIGGRIDNLFDKDYALASGYATPERSYYVDFSYQL; encoded by the coding sequence ATGTCAAAACGACTGACTGCCTCTGTGCTGTCGGCGCTGGCTATTGCTGCGCCAACACACGCCGAAGAATCCACCGGCCTGCCGATCACGGTAACGGCGACACGCTTTGCTGAACCCACTGCCTCTGTACTGGCGCCGGTAAACATTATTACCCGCAAAGATATCGAACAATTACATGCCCGCTCACTGGCCGATGTCGTGAAAACATTACCCGGTGTGGAAATGGTTTCCAATGGTGGTCGTGGACAGCAGGCATCTGTGATTGTCCGTGGCGCCACGTCAGCGGAAACGCTGGTCCTGATGGATGGCGTTCGCATCAACAGCGCCACCAATGGCGCTACCGATTTCAGTAGTATTCCATTAAATCAGGTTGAACGTGTTGAGTTTGTGCGTGGTGCGCGGGCATCAGTTTATGGTTCTGATGCAATTGGTGGTGTGATCAATATTATCACCCGCGGCACGGCAGGGCAGACCAAACATACGCTGAATGGCAGCGCCGGTTCCCGTGATTATCAGAATCTGAACGGCAGTACTTCCTTTGATATCAATCAGCAGCAACATCTGAAACTGGCTGCCGGTTATGAAACGGAAGATGGGTACAACGTTCATCCGGTGGAAGGTGTCAATGACGGTGATGAGCATGGTTTCCTGGGGCGTAATGCCATGCTGGATTACCAGAATCAGCTGACGGATGAAGTGAACGTGTATGGTGCAATGCACTGGACGCGCAACACGATGCAAAGTGACGGTTCCTATAGTTATGGGGATTACAGCCAGCATGAACGTGATGAGACCTGGGAAGAAAATACCCACTATCAGTTAGGCACTAAATACCAAAAAGATCGTTATCAGACGGAACTGAATACCAGTCTGATCAATAACGACATGTATTATTACCCGGATACGATTTCCCGTGATGAAGCGAGTTCAGTCTATAAAACCAGTCAGTATCAGCTGAGCTGGCTGAATAACTATCAGATCACGGATCCCTGGACTGTGGGCGCGGGTGTCGATTTACGCCGTGACGTACTGCACTCCGATTCACAATCTTCCGGCAGCGCATTTTTTGATGAAGATAAAAACCGTAATAACGTGAGTGTGTATGCGTTATCGCAATATCGCTGGGAACAGTGGCTGGGTGAACTGAGTGGCCGTACCGATGATAACCAGCAGTATGGCCGGCATAATACCTGGCAGGCGGGTCTGGGCTGGAACTTCCTGCCGGAATATCGTCTGAGCGCGCGCTATGGCACCGCCTTCCGGGCGCCAACCTTTAATGATCTGTATACCCCGTATTCGGTCTCGCCGGATTTGAAACCGGAAACCTCCAAAAACAGCGAAATTGCATTGGAAGGGACGACACAGGAAGTGTTATGGCGTGTGACTGCATACCGTAACGATCTTGAGGATATGATCGAATGGGCGCCGGACAGCAGTGGTTACTGGTATCCGGGTAACGTAGGCCGGGCACGGATCAAAGGCATTGAACTGGAAGCAGAATTTGCCACCGGTTGGTTAACGCATAAGCTCAGTGCGGATTTCAAAAATGCGCGTGATCTGGAAGACGGTACCGTACTGTCGCGCCGGGCAAAACGTAACTATAAGTGGACGGGCATGGCGAACTGGGACAAGTGGGATGCGTCGCTGACCGGTCAGTACCAGAGCGAACGTTATGACAGTTCCACCCGTTTAGCACCGTATGCGCTGTGGAATGCGGCTGCCGGTTATCATGTATTACCGCAACTGCGCATCGGTGGCCGGATCGATAATCTGTTCGATAAGGATTATGCCCTGGCTTCCGGTTATGCCACACCGGAACGCAGTTACTATGTCGATTTCAGCTACCAGTTGTAA
- the trmA gene encoding tRNA (uridine(54)-C5)-methyltransferase TrmA: MTNAVHSDALYQQQLHEKQQRLTQLLAPFQAPEPEVFASAPSHYRMRAEFRIWHEGVDELYYVMFNSETKQRYYVHEFPTGSQLINRLMPRLLELIRGNHTLKYKLFQIDFLTTLSGEALISLLYHKTLNEAWQPAATELRQALRAEFGEVDVVGRAHKQKIVLEREYVLEQLQVGDRTLEYMQVENSFTQPNAGMNQQMLGWATDVTADCQGDLLELYCGNGNFSLALAKNFNRVLATEIAKPSVHAAQHNIAVNKIDNVQILRMSAEEFTQAMNGEREFNRLKGIDLQSYQCNTILVDPPRAGLDPATVAMIQAYEQILYISCNPETLCDNLKTLCQTHNIARCALFDQFPFTHHMESGVWLVRK, translated from the coding sequence ATGACAAACGCAGTCCATTCAGATGCCCTCTACCAGCAACAATTGCATGAAAAACAGCAGCGTCTGACGCAATTGCTGGCCCCGTTTCAGGCTCCTGAACCGGAAGTGTTTGCCTCCGCACCAAGTCATTACCGTATGCGTGCCGAATTCCGCATCTGGCATGAAGGCGTTGATGAGCTTTACTACGTCATGTTCAACAGCGAAACCAAACAGCGTTACTACGTGCATGAGTTTCCGACCGGCAGCCAGCTGATCAATCGCCTGATGCCGCGACTGCTGGAGCTGATCCGGGGCAATCACACGCTGAAATATAAGCTCTTCCAGATCGACTTTCTGACCACCCTGAGTGGCGAAGCGCTGATCAGCCTGCTCTATCACAAGACGCTGAACGAGGCATGGCAACCTGCCGCAACTGAACTGCGTCAGGCGTTGCGCGCTGAATTCGGTGAAGTGGATGTGGTGGGACGCGCGCACAAACAAAAAATCGTGCTGGAACGGGAATATGTGCTGGAACAGCTGCAAGTCGGCGATCGCACGCTTGAATACATGCAAGTAGAGAACAGTTTTACCCAGCCCAATGCCGGAATGAATCAGCAGATGCTGGGCTGGGCTACCGATGTTACCGCTGATTGTCAGGGTGATCTGCTGGAACTTTACTGTGGTAACGGCAACTTCTCGCTGGCGCTGGCGAAAAACTTTAACCGCGTACTGGCCACTGAAATAGCCAAACCGTCAGTGCATGCCGCACAGCATAATATTGCGGTAAACAAGATCGATAACGTACAGATCCTGCGGATGTCAGCAGAAGAGTTTACGCAGGCCATGAATGGCGAACGCGAATTTAACCGCCTGAAAGGGATCGATCTGCAAAGCTATCAGTGCAACACCATTCTGGTGGATCCACCACGCGCCGGACTGGATCCGGCCACAGTCGCCATGATCCAGGCTTATGAACAGATCCTTTATATCTCCTGCAATCCGGAAACGCTGTGCGATAACCTGAAAACCCTCTGCCAGACGCACAACATCGCCCGTTGTGCGCTGTTCGACCAGTTCCCGTTCACCCATCATATGGAATCGGGTGTCTGGCTGGTACGTAAATAA